One segment of Streptomyces sp. XD-27 DNA contains the following:
- a CDS encoding TerD family protein, with product MTAELVRGQNHPLPQTRLEVRVSAGEPVVAGATLGDEQGTVRGAEWVAHPAAPQLPGVEVSKQAAADHRLAVDLDALPDGVHRVNVLLALPVGVGGPVRFGALPAPFIVVTGLDGAGIAGYTITDLDSESAVVALELYRRQDVWKVRAVGQGYAGGLAAMLQDQGLPEAAELAARINDAVALGMARSVAQPPPRSGDSGRVRTATAGGSAPAQGGPAAQPSGGAPQPPAQSGGSVNYQHPGRRTTAPPTPAPVAPPAPPGQPAVPVAGDASGWTMDERLYNQVWGMFEDLARTTAAYRSAVDFADSRMEQELDRVLSDPSTRVGPAADSARAEARAKHTQLVEQARVVLDRDVAQLTAEAEVVEPALPPAYARWDNPVWQGYQVPMEMPMALRLGDLHLPESTGLRIPMLLRLPLERGLWIDSGRDGSSDAALLDSAELRRKAMDTAVAHAARLLAVYPAGEFTVHVIDPAGSAASSLAPLTRSGVLREPPAAGAQGVNAVLAGLTQRVDLVQMAIRSGAADALPPDLDTAQQLLIVHDFPHGFDDRAVTQLRYLADEGPAVGVHLMMVADRQDARAYGPVLDPLWRALLRITPVPDDHLADPWVGHAWTYEPSLAPVGSQVLDQVLSQVAQARRAYGN from the coding sequence ATGACGGCCGAGCTGGTCCGAGGGCAGAACCACCCCCTGCCCCAGACCCGTTTGGAGGTCCGGGTCTCGGCCGGCGAGCCGGTCGTGGCCGGAGCGACACTGGGCGATGAACAGGGCACGGTCCGCGGAGCGGAATGGGTCGCGCACCCCGCCGCCCCCCAGCTCCCCGGCGTAGAGGTCTCCAAACAGGCCGCGGCCGACCACCGGCTCGCCGTCGACCTGGACGCGCTGCCCGACGGCGTCCACCGGGTCAATGTGCTGCTCGCGCTCCCGGTGGGGGTGGGCGGACCCGTCCGGTTCGGCGCCCTGCCCGCGCCGTTCATCGTGGTCACCGGCCTCGACGGAGCCGGGATCGCCGGGTACACCATCACCGATCTGGACTCCGAGTCCGCCGTGGTCGCCCTGGAGCTCTACCGCAGGCAGGACGTCTGGAAGGTGCGCGCCGTAGGCCAGGGGTACGCGGGCGGACTGGCCGCCATGCTCCAGGACCAGGGGCTGCCCGAGGCCGCCGAACTCGCCGCGCGGATCAACGATGCCGTCGCCCTGGGCATGGCGCGCTCCGTGGCCCAGCCCCCGCCCCGCTCCGGCGACTCCGGCCGGGTACGTACGGCGACGGCGGGCGGCAGTGCCCCGGCTCAGGGCGGGCCCGCCGCGCAGCCGTCCGGAGGTGCCCCGCAGCCCCCTGCCCAGTCGGGCGGATCCGTCAACTACCAGCACCCTGGCCGCCGTACCACGGCGCCGCCCACCCCGGCTCCCGTCGCCCCGCCCGCGCCTCCGGGGCAGCCCGCCGTGCCCGTCGCGGGCGACGCCTCCGGATGGACCATGGACGAGCGGCTCTACAACCAGGTCTGGGGCATGTTCGAGGACCTGGCGCGTACGACCGCCGCCTATCGCAGCGCCGTCGACTTCGCGGACTCCCGTATGGAGCAGGAGCTGGACCGGGTGCTGTCCGACCCGAGTACCCGCGTCGGGCCGGCCGCCGACTCCGCGCGCGCCGAGGCCCGGGCCAAGCACACCCAGCTCGTCGAACAGGCCCGAGTCGTCCTGGACCGGGACGTGGCGCAGCTGACGGCGGAGGCCGAGGTCGTCGAGCCCGCGCTGCCGCCCGCCTACGCCCGCTGGGACAACCCGGTATGGCAGGGCTACCAGGTGCCGATGGAGATGCCGATGGCGCTGCGCCTCGGCGACCTGCACCTTCCCGAGAGCACGGGGCTGCGCATTCCGATGCTCCTGCGGCTGCCGCTCGAACGCGGGCTGTGGATCGACAGCGGGCGCGACGGCTCCTCGGACGCCGCGCTGCTGGACTCCGCCGAACTGCGCCGCAAGGCCATGGACACCGCGGTCGCGCACGCCGCCCGGCTGCTCGCGGTCTATCCCGCGGGGGAGTTCACGGTGCACGTGATCGACCCGGCGGGATCCGCCGCGTCCTCACTCGCGCCGCTGACCCGCTCCGGTGTGCTGCGGGAGCCGCCCGCGGCGGGCGCGCAGGGCGTGAACGCGGTGCTGGCAGGGCTGACGCAGCGCGTCGACCTGGTGCAGATGGCCATCCGCAGCGGTGCCGCCGATGCGCTGCCGCCGGATCTGGACACCGCCCAGCAGCTTCTGATCGTCCATGACTTCCCGCACGGCTTCGACGACAGGGCGGTCACCCAGCTGCGCTACCTCGCGGACGAGGGCCCGGCCGTCGGTGTCCATCTGATGATGGTGGCCGACCGGCAGGACGCGCGGGCGTACGGGCCGGTGCTCGATCCGCTGTGGCGGGCGCTGCTGCGGATCACGCCGGTCCCGGACGACCACCTGGCCGACCCGTGGGTCGGCCATGCGTGGACGTACGAGCCGTCGCTCGCCCCGGTGGGCAGTCAGGTCCTCGACCAGGTCCTCTCGCAGGTGGCGCAGGCGCGGCGGGCCTATGGCAACTGA
- a CDS encoding carbohydrate kinase yields the protein MIVVAGEALIDLVPDRARTGGGLPALLPRRGGGPYNTAVALGRLGSPTAFCSRVSTDAFGEALLAGLRADGVDTTLVQRGPEPTTLAVADIGSDGSAGYGFYAEGTADRRFALPGSLPESVTAVSVGTCSLVLEPGASAYEALLRREAARGLFTALDPNIRPGLIADADAYRARFRSWLPSVSLLKLSVEDAVWLAGGTADRDLDAVPTRAREWLAEGPAAVVLTHGADGLTVLTRAGGSVTVPGERVAVADTIGAGDTVNAALLHRLAAHGALSPTAAATLDETAWQDILRFAARAAAITCSRPGAQPPYASELT from the coding sequence GTGATCGTCGTTGCCGGAGAGGCCCTGATCGATCTCGTGCCGGACCGCGCCAGGACGGGCGGCGGACTGCCCGCCCTGCTGCCGCGCCGGGGCGGCGGTCCGTACAACACCGCGGTGGCGCTGGGGCGGCTCGGCTCTCCGACCGCGTTCTGCTCCCGTGTGTCGACCGACGCCTTCGGCGAGGCGCTGCTGGCCGGACTGCGCGCCGACGGGGTGGACACCACGCTGGTGCAGCGCGGACCGGAACCCACCACGCTCGCGGTCGCCGACATCGGCTCGGACGGGTCGGCGGGGTACGGCTTCTACGCCGAGGGCACCGCGGACCGGCGCTTCGCGCTGCCCGGTTCCCTGCCCGAGTCGGTCACGGCCGTCTCCGTGGGCACCTGCTCCCTGGTGCTGGAGCCGGGCGCGAGCGCCTACGAGGCGCTGCTGCGGCGCGAGGCCGCGCGGGGCCTGTTCACGGCGCTCGACCCCAACATCCGCCCCGGTCTCATCGCCGACGCGGACGCCTACCGCGCCCGCTTCCGGTCCTGGCTGCCCTCCGTGAGCCTGCTCAAGCTGTCGGTCGAGGACGCCGTCTGGCTGGCCGGCGGGACCGCGGACCGCGACCTCGACGCCGTGCCGACGCGAGCGCGGGAGTGGCTGGCCGAGGGGCCGGCAGCGGTCGTCCTCACCCATGGCGCGGACGGGCTGACCGTGCTGACCCGCGCGGGCGGCTCGGTGACCGTACCGGGCGAACGGGTCGCTGTGGCCGACACCATCGGCGCGGGCGACACGGTCAACGCCGCGCTGCTACACCGGCTGGCCGCCCACGGCGCGCTGTCCCCGACGGCGGCCGCGACGCTGGACGAGACCGCCTGGCAGGACATCCTGCGCTTCGCGGCCCGCGCCGCGGCGATCACCTGCTCCCGCCCGGGCGCGCAGCCACCGTACGCGTCGGAGCTCACGTGA
- a CDS encoding maleylpyruvate isomerase family mycothiol-dependent enzyme, protein MSDYARDASAVQGATDRLLTAVAALDEAAADQPSLLPGWTRGHVLAHLARNADALVNLLTWARTGEETPMYASEDARDRDIERDAARPLPVHLDDLRTSAFRFNAAAAALPRDRWTFEVTMRNGVTERAERLPFRRLVEVELHHVDLGIGYTMADLPDAFVEQHLAFLTAVKFAGHPELPALRLTDGDRVWETGRAEGPRLTVSGHPGGLLGWLTGRADGSGLSSDTPLPTVPPLG, encoded by the coding sequence ATGAGTGACTACGCACGCGATGCCTCCGCGGTCCAGGGGGCCACCGACCGGCTGCTCACCGCGGTCGCCGCCCTGGACGAGGCGGCGGCCGACCAGCCGTCCCTGCTGCCCGGCTGGACCCGCGGCCATGTGCTCGCCCACCTGGCCCGGAACGCCGACGCCCTGGTCAATCTCCTCACCTGGGCACGCACCGGCGAGGAGACCCCTATGTACGCGAGCGAGGACGCCCGCGACCGCGACATCGAGCGTGACGCCGCGCGCCCGCTGCCCGTGCACCTCGACGATCTGCGCACCAGCGCCTTCCGGTTCAACGCGGCGGCCGCGGCCCTCCCGCGGGACCGCTGGACCTTCGAGGTGACCATGCGCAACGGCGTCACGGAGCGTGCCGAGCGGCTGCCGTTCCGGCGCCTGGTGGAGGTCGAGCTGCACCACGTCGACCTGGGCATCGGCTACACGATGGCGGACCTGCCCGACGCGTTCGTCGAGCAGCATCTGGCGTTCCTCACCGCGGTGAAGTTCGCCGGGCACCCGGAGCTGCCCGCGCTGCGGCTCACGGACGGCGACCGCGTGTGGGAGACGGGCCGTGCGGAGGGGCCGCGGCTCACCGTCAGCGGCCACCCCGGCGGACTGCTGGGCTGGCTCACCGGGCGGGCGGACGGCTCCGGACTGTCCTCCGACACCCCGCTGCCCACCGTCCCGCCGCTAGGCTGA
- a CDS encoding MBL fold metallo-hydrolase has protein sequence MTYSGAVKVGGPAETHELPDLMISKVAVGPMNNNAYLLRCRATDEQLLIDAAAEPHTLLTLIGEDGIASVVTTHRHADHWGALREVVDATGATTYAGRYDAEGIPVPTQVPVEDGDTIRVGRVELTARHLVGHTPGSIALIYDDPHGHAHVFTGDCLFPGGVGNTHDDAAAFTSLINDVESKLFEALSDETWVYPGHGDDTTLGAERPHLAEWRERGW, from the coding sequence ATGACGTACAGCGGAGCGGTGAAGGTCGGCGGGCCTGCGGAGACGCACGAGCTGCCCGACCTGATGATCTCGAAGGTCGCGGTCGGTCCCATGAACAACAACGCCTATCTGTTGCGCTGCCGCGCGACCGATGAGCAGCTGCTGATCGACGCCGCCGCCGAACCCCATACCCTGCTGACCCTGATCGGCGAGGACGGCATCGCGTCCGTGGTCACCACCCACCGGCACGCCGACCACTGGGGCGCGCTGCGTGAGGTGGTGGACGCCACCGGCGCCACGACCTACGCCGGACGGTACGACGCCGAGGGCATTCCGGTGCCGACGCAGGTGCCGGTCGAGGACGGCGACACGATCCGCGTCGGCCGCGTGGAGCTGACCGCCCGGCACCTGGTCGGGCACACCCCGGGCAGCATCGCCCTGATCTACGACGACCCGCACGGCCACGCGCACGTGTTCACCGGCGACTGCCTGTTCCCGGGCGGGGTCGGCAACACCCATGACGACGCCGCCGCGTTCACCAGCCTGATCAACGACGTCGAGTCCAAGCTCTTCGAGGCCCTGTCGGACGAGACCTGGGTCTACCCGGGCCACGGCGACGACACCACGCTCGGCGCCGAGCGTCCGCACCTGGCCGAGTGGCGCGAACGCGGCTGGTGA
- a CDS encoding TerC family protein: MDVSLTLWVLTIVGLCALIALDFFIGGRKPHEVSLKEAGIWTAVWIALAGLFGLGLLIFGGGQPSGEFFAGFITEKSLSVDNLFVFVLIMAKFAVPSIYQQRVLMVGVLIALVLRAGFIGAGAAIIANFAWVFYIFGAFLIWTAWKLIQEARADEEDEEFEENRFLKMVEKRIPSTDAYHGTKLFIVENGKRLMTPMLIVMLAIGTTDVLFALDSIPAIFGLTQDPYIVFTANAFALMGLRQLYFLIGGLLKKLVHLSYGLSVILGFIGVKLVLHALHEGGVHVPEISIPVSLGVICVVLAVTTVTSLYASKKQAAAEGSQETAQSGADSREKDSVEA, from the coding sequence GTGGATGTTTCTTTGACGTTGTGGGTGCTGACGATCGTCGGTCTGTGCGCCCTCATCGCCCTCGACTTCTTCATAGGCGGCCGCAAGCCGCACGAGGTCTCCCTCAAGGAGGCCGGGATCTGGACCGCGGTCTGGATCGCGCTGGCCGGGCTCTTCGGGCTCGGACTGCTGATCTTCGGCGGCGGCCAGCCGTCGGGCGAGTTCTTCGCGGGATTCATCACCGAGAAGTCGCTGAGCGTCGACAACCTCTTCGTCTTCGTCCTGATCATGGCGAAGTTCGCGGTGCCGTCGATCTATCAGCAGCGTGTGCTGATGGTGGGCGTGCTCATCGCGCTCGTCCTGCGCGCGGGGTTCATCGGCGCCGGTGCCGCGATCATTGCGAACTTCGCCTGGGTGTTCTACATCTTCGGCGCGTTCCTCATCTGGACGGCCTGGAAGCTCATCCAGGAGGCGCGGGCCGATGAGGAGGACGAGGAGTTCGAGGAGAACCGCTTCCTGAAGATGGTCGAGAAGCGCATCCCGTCCACCGACGCGTACCACGGCACCAAGCTGTTCATCGTCGAGAACGGCAAGCGCCTGATGACCCCGATGCTGATCGTCATGCTGGCGATCGGTACGACCGACGTCCTGTTCGCGCTGGACTCGATACCCGCGATCTTCGGCCTCACCCAGGACCCGTACATCGTCTTCACGGCCAACGCGTTCGCGCTGATGGGTCTGCGGCAGCTGTACTTCCTCATCGGCGGACTGCTGAAGAAGCTGGTCCACCTCTCCTACGGCCTGTCGGTCATCCTCGGTTTCATCGGGGTGAAGCTGGTGCTGCACGCGCTGCACGAAGGCGGCGTCCACGTCCCGGAGATCAGCATCCCGGTCTCGCTGGGCGTCATCTGCGTGGTGCTCGCCGTCACCACGGTCACCAGCCTGTACGCCTCGAAGAAGCAGGCCGCCGCGGAGGGCTCCCAGGAGACCGCTCAGAGCGGGGCCGACAGCAGGGAGAAGGACAGCGTCGAGGCCTGA
- the uvrA gene encoding excinuclease ABC subunit UvrA — MADRLIVRGAREHNLKNVSLDLPRDSLIVFTGLSGSGKSSLAFDTIFAEGQRRYVESLSSYARQFLGQMDKPDVDFIEGLSPAVSIDQKSTSRNPRSTVGTITEVYDYLRLLFARIGKPHCPECGRPIARQSPQAIVDRVLELPEGSRFQVLSPLVRERKGEFVDLFSDLQTKGYSRARVDGQTIQLSDPPKLKKQEKHTIEVVVDRLTVKDSAKRRLTDSVETALGLSGGMVILDFVDLDEDDPQRERMFSEHLYCPYDDLSFEELEPRSFSFNSPFGACPDCTGIGTRMEVDPELIVPDEERSLDEGAIHPWSHGHTKDYFGRLVGALADALGFRTDIPWAGLPQRAKKALLNGHKTQIEVRYRNRYGRERAYTTAFEGAVPFVKRRHSEAESDSSRERFEGYMREVPCPTCEGTRLKPIVLAVTVQGRSIAEVSAMSISECADFLRGMKLNAREKTIAERVLKEVNERLRFLVDVGLDYLSLNRAAGTLSGGEAQRIRLATQIGSGLVGVLYVLDEPSIGLHQRDNHRLIETLVRLRDLGNTLIVVEHDEDTIKTSDWVVDIGPGAGEHGGKVVHSGPLKELLSNKDSMTGQYLSGKKAIALPASRRPVDRERQLTVHGARENNLQDIDVSFPLGVLTAVTGVSGSGKSTLVNDILYTHLARELNGARSVPGRHTRVDGDDLVDKVVHVDQSPIGRTPRSNPATYTGVFDHVRKLFAETMEAKVRGYLPGRFSFNVKGGRCENCAGDGTIKIEMNFLPDVYVPCEVCHGARYNRETLEVHYKGKSIAEVLDMPIEEALDFFEAVPTIARHLRTLNEVGLGYVRLGQSAPTLSGGEAQRVKLASELQKRSTGRTVYVLDEPTTGLHFEDISKLIAVLSGLVDKGNTVIVIEHNLDVIKTADWVVDMGPEGGSGGGLVVAEGTPEQVASVPASHTGKFLRELLGERVSDAVVPAARRGNGAAAGRKPAAKKAAVKKANSTTVKKAAGATVPAAAAAKKTARARRA; from the coding sequence GTGGCCGACCGTCTCATCGTCCGTGGCGCTCGCGAGCACAACCTCAAGAACGTCTCGCTCGACCTTCCCCGGGACTCCCTGATCGTCTTCACCGGGCTTTCGGGATCGGGCAAGTCCTCCCTCGCGTTCGACACGATCTTCGCCGAGGGGCAGCGTCGCTACGTCGAGTCGCTCTCCTCCTACGCCCGGCAGTTCCTGGGACAGATGGACAAGCCCGACGTGGACTTCATCGAAGGGCTGTCCCCCGCCGTCTCCATCGACCAGAAGTCGACCTCGCGGAACCCGCGCTCGACCGTCGGCACCATCACGGAGGTCTACGACTACCTCCGGCTGCTCTTCGCCCGGATCGGCAAGCCGCACTGCCCCGAGTGCGGCCGCCCGATCGCCCGGCAGTCGCCGCAGGCCATCGTGGACCGGGTGCTGGAGCTGCCCGAAGGCAGCCGCTTCCAGGTGCTGTCGCCGCTGGTCCGCGAGCGCAAGGGCGAGTTCGTCGACCTCTTCTCCGACCTCCAGACCAAGGGCTACAGCCGGGCCCGGGTGGACGGCCAGACCATCCAGCTGTCCGATCCGCCCAAGCTGAAGAAGCAGGAGAAGCACACCATCGAGGTCGTCGTCGACCGCCTCACCGTCAAGGACAGCGCCAAGCGCCGGCTGACCGACTCGGTGGAGACCGCGCTCGGGCTCTCCGGCGGCATGGTGATCCTCGACTTCGTGGACCTCGACGAGGACGACCCGCAGCGCGAGCGGATGTTCTCCGAGCACCTCTACTGCCCGTACGACGACCTGTCCTTCGAGGAGCTGGAGCCCCGCTCCTTCTCCTTCAACTCGCCGTTCGGCGCCTGCCCGGACTGCACGGGCATCGGCACGCGGATGGAGGTCGACCCCGAGCTGATCGTCCCGGACGAGGAGCGCTCCCTGGACGAGGGCGCCATCCACCCCTGGTCCCACGGGCACACGAAGGACTACTTCGGCCGCCTGGTCGGGGCGCTCGCCGACGCGCTCGGCTTCCGTACCGACATCCCCTGGGCCGGGCTGCCCCAGCGGGCCAAGAAGGCGCTCCTCAACGGCCACAAGACGCAGATCGAGGTGCGCTACCGCAACCGGTACGGCCGGGAGCGGGCCTACACCACGGCCTTCGAAGGCGCCGTGCCGTTCGTCAAGCGGCGCCACTCCGAGGCGGAGAGCGACTCCAGCAGGGAGCGCTTCGAGGGGTACATGCGCGAGGTGCCCTGCCCCACCTGTGAGGGCACCCGCCTCAAGCCGATCGTCCTCGCGGTCACCGTGCAGGGCCGGTCCATCGCGGAGGTCTCCGCGATGTCGATCAGCGAATGCGCGGACTTCCTGCGGGGGATGAAGCTGAACGCCCGCGAGAAGACGATCGCCGAGCGCGTGCTGAAGGAGGTCAACGAACGGCTGCGCTTCCTGGTCGACGTCGGGCTCGACTACCTCTCGCTGAACCGGGCGGCGGGCACGCTGTCCGGCGGTGAGGCCCAGCGCATCCGGCTCGCCACCCAGATCGGCTCCGGCCTCGTCGGCGTGCTGTACGTGCTGGACGAGCCGTCGATCGGCCTGCACCAGCGCGACAACCACCGGCTCATCGAGACCCTGGTGCGCCTGCGCGACCTCGGCAACACGCTGATCGTCGTCGAGCACGACGAGGACACCATCAAGACCTCGGACTGGGTGGTGGACATCGGCCCGGGCGCGGGCGAGCACGGCGGCAAGGTGGTGCACAGCGGCCCCTTGAAGGAACTGCTGAGCAACAAGGACTCGATGACCGGGCAGTATCTGTCCGGCAAGAAGGCGATCGCGCTGCCGGCGTCGCGCCGGCCGGTGGACCGGGAGCGGCAGCTGACGGTGCACGGCGCCCGCGAGAACAACCTGCAGGACATCGACGTCTCCTTCCCCCTCGGTGTCCTCACCGCCGTCACCGGCGTCTCCGGATCGGGCAAGTCCACGCTGGTCAACGACATCCTCTACACCCACCTGGCGCGCGAGCTGAACGGCGCGCGGTCGGTGCCGGGCCGCCACACGCGGGTGGACGGCGACGACCTCGTCGACAAGGTCGTGCACGTCGACCAGTCGCCCATCGGCCGTACGCCCCGCTCCAACCCGGCGACGTACACCGGCGTCTTCGACCATGTGCGCAAGCTCTTCGCGGAGACGATGGAGGCCAAGGTCCGCGGCTATCTGCCCGGCCGGTTCTCCTTCAACGTGAAGGGCGGCCGATGCGAGAACTGCGCCGGTGACGGCACCATCAAGATCGAGATGAACTTCCTACCGGACGTGTACGTGCCGTGCGAGGTCTGCCACGGCGCGCGCTACAACCGGGAGACCCTGGAGGTGCACTACAAGGGCAAGTCCATCGCCGAGGTGCTGGACATGCCGATCGAGGAGGCGCTGGACTTCTTCGAGGCGGTGCCCACCATCGCCCGCCATCTGCGGACGCTCAACGAGGTCGGACTGGGCTATGTGCGGCTCGGGCAGTCGGCGCCGACGCTCTCCGGCGGCGAGGCGCAGCGGGTCAAGCTCGCCAGCGAGCTGCAGAAGCGCTCGACAGGGCGCACGGTCTACGTCCTGGACGAGCCGACGACCGGTCTGCACTTCGAGGACATCAGCAAGCTGATCGCGGTGCTGTCGGGCCTGGTCGACAAGGGCAACACGGTGATCGTCATCGAGCACAACCTCGATGTGATCAAGACGGCGGACTGGGTCGTGGACATGGGCCCGGAGGGCGGCAGCGGCGGTGGCCTGGTGGTCGCCGAGGGCACTCCGGAGCAGGTGGCCTCGGTGCCCGCCAGCCACACCGGCAAGTTCCTGCGGGAGCTGCTGGGGGAGCGGGTGAGCGACGCGGTGGTGCCCGCGGCCCGGCGGGGCAACGGGGCGGCTGCGGGGAGGAAGCCCGCCGCGAAGAAGGCCGCGGTGAAGAAGGCGAACTCCACCACGGTGAAGAAGGCCGCCGGGGCGACCGTGCCGGCCGCCGCCGCGGCCAAGAAGACGGCACGGGCGCGCCGGGCGTGA
- a CDS encoding TerD family protein translates to MTVNMTKGQSISLQKADGGTLTAVRMGLGWQAAARRGLFGSRTREIDLDASAVLFAGQQPTDVVFFRHLTSDDGSVRHTGDNLVGGVGQGGDDEAILVDLQRVPVHIDQIVFTVNSFTGQTFAEVQNAFCRLVDETNGQELARYTLTGGGQYTAQIMAKVQRAGNGWQMKALGEPANGRTFQDLMPFIAPHL, encoded by the coding sequence GTGACGGTCAACATGACCAAGGGCCAGTCCATCAGCCTGCAGAAGGCCGACGGCGGAACCCTGACCGCGGTGCGCATGGGACTGGGGTGGCAGGCCGCCGCGCGCCGCGGGCTGTTCGGGTCCCGTACGCGGGAGATCGACCTCGACGCCTCGGCTGTGCTGTTCGCCGGACAGCAGCCGACGGACGTCGTCTTCTTCCGTCACCTGACGAGCGACGACGGTTCCGTCCGGCACACCGGTGACAACCTCGTGGGCGGCGTGGGCCAGGGCGGCGACGACGAGGCGATCCTGGTCGACCTGCAGCGCGTGCCGGTGCACATCGACCAGATCGTCTTCACCGTCAACTCCTTCACCGGCCAGACCTTCGCCGAGGTGCAGAACGCGTTCTGCCGTCTGGTGGACGAGACCAACGGCCAGGAACTGGCGCGCTACACCCTCACCGGCGGCGGTCAGTACACCGCCCAGATCATGGCGAAGGTGCAGCGTGCGGGGAACGGCTGGCAGATGAAGGCGCTCGGCGAGCCCGCCAACGGCCGCACCTTCCAGGACCTCATGCCCTTCATCGCCCCGCACCTGTGA